A portion of the Achromobacter sp. MFA1 R4 genome contains these proteins:
- a CDS encoding conjugal transfer protein TraH, producing the protein MSPELKAASLSSELDGMFANATAPGSFNSQLRNGFVGGGIGVRTPVRPINLIAFDPPRLAAGCGGIDLYGGSFSFINSEQLQALLRQIAANAIGVAFKAAIDYINPALGKIMGDFQSILQSLMQNLRNTCALAHTVVNWGKQALFASEESLSAENSEGSGGFVDRVASITDSVKGFFSSANRQSKEAADKNAITETGNLVWKALGNSGAADEFGNLLTGESTRKASKEFVMSLSGTVVVGADSSDSDSAKSIGQVRAGTVDLYNIRDGAKEGQASRLEMLRCPASGYNDSTADRVPDGPCTTVTLEAVPSSFTGVKEHVAKLLYGSTLGAKDQVYADSIIAKINSCESTRNECGFTAQQRALLNAVSAPLLGLLVATQQNTASMTQVAKQLEPLIVNEITISYGDAALRAIRQAFSGKDQTTMPPVIEARERLLSDQVRQMREENAIQWDRVMKAKEYSDILVKFNPAIFRNYR; encoded by the coding sequence ATGTCACCGGAGCTAAAGGCGGCCTCGCTGAGCTCTGAGCTGGATGGCATGTTTGCGAATGCGACCGCACCTGGGTCGTTTAACAGCCAGCTACGCAATGGCTTTGTCGGTGGGGGAATCGGTGTGCGCACTCCGGTTCGTCCGATAAACCTTATCGCGTTTGACCCGCCGAGGCTCGCTGCTGGATGTGGTGGCATAGATCTCTATGGTGGCTCGTTCTCGTTCATCAATAGCGAACAGCTGCAAGCCCTTCTTCGGCAAATCGCGGCGAACGCAATCGGCGTGGCATTCAAGGCGGCGATCGACTATATCAACCCTGCGCTCGGCAAGATCATGGGCGACTTTCAGTCGATATTGCAAAGCTTGATGCAGAACCTTCGCAATACCTGCGCTCTTGCCCACACCGTCGTGAACTGGGGAAAGCAGGCGTTGTTTGCTTCAGAGGAGTCGCTCTCCGCGGAAAACTCGGAAGGAAGCGGAGGCTTTGTCGACCGGGTGGCGAGCATCACCGATTCGGTCAAAGGCTTTTTCAGCAGCGCGAATCGCCAGTCGAAGGAGGCCGCGGACAAGAACGCCATTACGGAGACCGGAAATCTCGTGTGGAAAGCGCTGGGTAACTCTGGCGCGGCAGACGAGTTCGGCAATCTGTTGACGGGCGAGTCCACGCGAAAGGCGTCGAAGGAATTCGTCATGTCGCTTTCCGGTACTGTCGTTGTCGGAGCAGACTCCTCTGACAGCGATAGCGCAAAATCCATTGGCCAGGTTCGGGCGGGCACCGTCGACCTTTACAACATCCGTGATGGAGCCAAGGAGGGCCAAGCGAGCCGGCTGGAAATGCTGCGTTGTCCAGCTAGTGGATACAACGACAGCACGGCTGACCGGGTTCCAGATGGGCCGTGCACCACGGTGACGCTTGAAGCGGTTCCATCGTCTTTCACGGGAGTGAAAGAACACGTCGCGAAGCTGCTGTACGGTTCAACGCTTGGCGCGAAGGACCAAGTGTATGCGGATTCCATTATCGCGAAGATCAACAGTTGCGAAAGCACGCGGAACGAGTGCGGATTCACGGCGCAGCAGCGAGCTCTACTGAACGCGGTATCGGCGCCTCTCCTAGGCCTTCTGGTCGCAACCCAACAGAACACGGCATCAATGACTCAAGTCGCAAAGCAACTTGAGCCATTGATCGTGAACGAAATAACGATTTCGTATGGGGACGCTGCGTTGCGCGCCATCCGCCAAGCATTCTCGGGTAAGGACCAAACGACAATGCCGCCAGTGATCGAGGCTCGCGAACGGTTACTGAGCGACCAAGTCCGTCAGATGCGCGAGGAAAATGCTATCCAGTGGGACCGAGTGATGAAGGCGAAGGAGTACTCGGACATCCTGGTCAAGTTCAATCCGGCCATTTTCAGGAACTATCGATGA